In the Uranotaenia lowii strain MFRU-FL chromosome 1, ASM2978415v1, whole genome shotgun sequence genome, gtagtaaaaaaaaattatcactgcTAGATAGAGAACTTTCTTCATTTGTATCTAATCCTAGCCTTCCGTAAAGATTTGTGCTACTCAATACTTTCCCATTTAATTCTGTCCCTTGGTTTGTTCGAGAGTTCAATTTCTTCGATCCCACcactgtaaatttttggtaACTTTTCGTCTTCGATTATTACTGCTTAAACCACAGCTGAGCACtggatttgtttttcttttttgctttaataaatacTCACTATCAATTTAAGAGTACAAGTGAGAAGGCCTTCGGTTTGCCGAAAAGGTCTCCTTCTACATCAAACAATGTTTCCCCATCCCTTACACACCCAACTTCAGACACCATTTTATgattaaaaacatcaaaaacgtgtTTGGATTTGCTTCATAACTAAACTGATTCTCAAATACATTTATATTGTGTTAAAGTTTGAGACTTCAAAAGAACTTTTACCACAAATCGCGAATTGGTTCACACTACGCTTATTTTAACACCTAGTATCTTTTACTCCTACTTACCCTTACTTACTCGTAGGCTTGGACgcactctctctctctttctctctaaACAAACTCTAGGTCACTCCCAGGCATCAACGAGATATCAACGGCAACCGAGTCCCGATCGCATCCGTGGTGCATGATCGCCGGCTGAAGCAACAAAGGCTCCGGCAGTTCTTGCACCGGAAGTGGTGGAAGCTCCCGAGGCGACGCTAGAGACCCGCTACCGGCGGAGCTTCGTCGTCGTCCACTCGACGCGCGATGGGATTTCGAGCCGGAGCTATGCTGTCGACCTCCGCAGGCCGACGCCACCACCACCTCGGTGATATCCTCGCTGACTACCGTGCTCTGCCGAGGGGAGAGCCCTAGCTAGTTGAATCAGGAATCCACCAGGACGTGCCATCGTGTCACCAACTCCGAGCGCGGGTTCATGCCGTCGCGCATCTCGCGCCAGTGGTCATTCTCCTCCGGTCCGCTCGAGTTAAGACCCATGCTGAACCAGCCGACCATCTCGTTGCGTTTCATGTTTCGTTTTGCGTACACCGACACCATCAGGGTGACGTCGTTCAACTGGAATAAGGCCACCTAAAATTTACCCCGAATGGGATGCGATTAAATTCGTAATGTTTCAGCAACAAACGCAATCGCAACGTACCTGAAAGATAAACGTTTCCTTGAACAGCGGATTCGGCTGACCACGACGGGTCGAAGTCTTTGCCCGTGCCATCTCCTGGCCCATGCTGTTGACCAAACACAGCTTCACATACGTATCGGGGACCTTGTTCAAGGCAAGGTTTCGGAATTGACTACCCTTCACAATCTGAAACAGAAAAGGTCTTTAAAACTCAGAAGCTTCACTCTTGAATATGGAAAGCGCTACCTCCACAGTTAATCGTCCCGTGGTACCATTGTAACCTAGAGCTAGCAGTAGCTCCGGGACCCCTCCATGTTGCATCGAAGTTGTTGATCCCGTACTATCCGACCGAGCTAAGCTTAATATGTCGCTCGTGGAGCCAtttatctgtaaaaaaaaaccaattcggTAAAATATTGATATTCCTCCATTAATTCTGCTTGAAAACCTACGGTTGAATTGGCTCTCGGTTCCAGCGGCAGCCACAGGTTCGTCTCCAGCTCCAGATCGATGTTGGCGAAACTGACGATCGATTCCCCGATGAGCCGCTCGCGACGCATCCTTTCGCATCCGTAGACTCGCACCCGCAATCCCATCGAGTTGACCTCCTCTGGGTTGACCCGATGCAGCAGGAAACTCTCCATGAACTGCGGATTCTCGCCAGCCCGAATTTTCGTCTTGTGCTTCTGCTTTTTGGCCGGTAGCAGTAGCAGCCGAACCTGTGTGTGCGTAGTCGTCAACAGCGGTAGACTGCTGTTCTTGGCATTGGAGTCTCCGGTTGATTTCTCGATCGCTGCAGCGACTCCTTCCAAGATACCCTTTTCGCTACTTCTTGAAGGGATGCCTCGGGCTTGCAGTACATGCACCGTCATCTTCCGCATCGGAGCGTCGTACAGCAGAGATATCTCCAGGGTTCCGTTGGGACTGCTGATGGACGTGGGACTTTCCGGACCCGGACCTATGGTACCGGTGTCCGATTTGAGGGACTTCAAGTCACTGGTATCGAAGAGAGGTTCCTGTGAAAGAACCAcgatacactgaaaaaaatcgatttgagTTAATCAGTTGACAAAGTATCCAAAGTGTTCTTACATCTTGATTGTTGCTAAGGTCGGGAACGTCTTCCAAACTGTCTTGATGCTGCACCGAAAGCCGATTGTACTTGCCACTGGTCGATGATCCACCACCGATACTCCCACCATCCTTGCGACTTTCGCCAGATAGTTCCTTCGTTGGAGTGTCACCCAGTATTCCACCAGTTGCCGACTGCAAAATCAACCGTCGATCCTTCTTCTCACCACCCATCAACCCCGTATTACTCTCCACCGAGGCTTCGACGGAACTGTTGGAGCTACACTCACTACTCGAGTGCGGCATTCCAATCCTACCTCGCTCGGCCAGTGCCAGTGGATCCCGTGATGACCCGTTACGACTGTGCGACCCACCCCCATGATGGTGGTGGTGGTGATGATGGTGACCGTGATGATGCCGATCGTGTTTCCTACTTTCCTTACTTCGAGGAACTAGCTCTCCACTGCCTGCTCGACCACCACCTCCAAGTGATAGGACGGTATTCCCTCCGCTACTGCTGACACTATCCGGACTCAGCAGCGGTGCACCGATGGTGATGTGCTGCAGCCCGCTTCCACTGTAGTTTGAAGCGAGGTCCGGATCCAGGGGACCGAGACCGCCGGCACCGTACCGCGAAAGCTGACCCGAGCTGTGCAGGCTGCACGATTGCTGCATCTTCAGCCGCCGCAGGATTTCCTCCTCCGAGTCCGAGCTCGAGTTACCATCGTAAGCGAAGCGGCTTCCTGGAAAGGGAAAGAGGTCAGAAATGTTAAACGAATGAGTTGATTGAGAATGAGCACAACTAAGGCCTCAACACAATGATAAGTCTTAATCAAGACCCAGTAATGTAGCAGACAGATCACTTTCAAAGTGGTTTAAGAAAAAACTGTTCTCGAATTCAGAGTCTTCAATAGCTAGTGAATGCTggaagtttgttttttattgagTTTAGTTGAACTTCCGGTATAGTTTGACCACCACCCTCAACATCCTCTGATGACAACTAAAATGTCAAGCGTCACCTGGTCGTTGAAGCCTGGATGAATACTGAACAGAGGCCTTCAATATCATTCAGATATTtcacgacacgatcgaccgttcaggaaaatcatggacgaaataggcttttccgggaagctgaccagaccgATCAAGGTTACTATGGATCTGCGGGGATGGGGGAGATCCACCGCAAACTAGCataaaatatcatcagaacTGTACTTTGATGCTTAGTCATGCCAAATGCTTGCTCCGCGAAGTAGTttcacctccccgtggtgcagattGGAAATGTGTCTGCATTACTGCGCTACTCTATAGGAAACAGACTTCATTTGGCCAAGGTGTGCTGCTCACCGAGCCGATGACCCTGGACGACTGAAGGGCCGTTAAATGACGCCAGTCTCTAACGGTAGCCTATGAGAAACCAGGACACACTCCATAGTATCCCTGTCCTTCAGTCCTTACTGCGCCAAGAAGGTCACTGGATCAGTGGACcttatttttatcttgctaCTCGTGGGACCAGAATTTCAAcaagaattcataaaaaaaacgtaAAGATGGTGGAACGGAGAAGGACGAGAGACCAAATCCGTTCGGTAGGAGTGGCCTTAGACGCTCACCGGTTAGGCAACCTGTCAACCTGGTGGACCCGACGGCGGAGTTGACGGTGGAAACACCGACCGAGGAGTACGTGGACCCGTACGAAGCCGTACAGGAAGCGCTGGAAGAACTGTTAAGTTTCCAGAACTTTAAGACCCGGAGGTGGAACTAGTTACGGACATGGCTGGCATTGCTGACCTTGTGAAATGTGTGAAGGGAAGTCCAACATCCACAAGGAAATACGCGAAAAGCTAGCCAGGGTGATGCAGCTTATTATCACAGCCAGAGCGTAAAAAAGTCACCGTCATCAGTCACGAAACTGTCACtatgaaaaagttaaagcagtCGCATTCAATCCTGACGCCTTCTTATgagtaaccaagcaaacaaTCTTTTCTCAACCTTCAGTCAAATGAAGCGTCGAAATAATCATAGTCGCCTTCAATTAGTCCTCGTCATTTTGACTGTGACTGAATATTGTTTGGATTAGAAAACATTCTAAGACGACGCCAAAAAGGACACGCAGAACAAGCAATCCAAAAACTCGAAATTTTTCGATTCATACACAATCGCTTCGAACCGACGCCATCAACTTGCTTTGACGACCGTCGTTTGAAAATAACATCCATCACGCGAACAGAAATCCATGACGACAGTCAAGGTTTTTCAATCTTTGAAGCTTGACTAGTAGTCAAATGAAACCTGAAACGTGATGGTGAAGGAAAATCAGAAATCAAGTCAACTATGATGTTTGAAAAGTGTATGCTCTGATCACAGCTAAAGCTGTGGTGAAACATCATGCAGAACCCGAGGCCAAAACTAAAGAGCCGGCCATAGACCCCTCTGGAGTGGACACCATCCGCCCGAAGAAGATCTATGCCTTCGCCCAAACAGAGGACGGATTTGTTTTAGCAGGTAATAGCAAACGCAAGAGGTACTTCGGCTCGTCAAGGCAATCGCGGGCACGTATGCAGAAGTCATAAGACAGATGCGTACAGACGTAAACCTCGCCGACCTCGGTGATAACGTCCGGAGAACCTGTCGGACCCGCATCGGGCGAGATGATCCTGTAACTTAAGTGGCGTGGGAAACTCCAGTGGAACCTTCACGGTTAAGGCGGCCGAAGTTCTTGGTGACGTGCCCTCTTTAAAGAAGTGACCATCCGGATTAAAACCTGGACGAGGTCACAACAGAGGAGGAACTGCGCGTGGCACTGGTCGAGCAGTCTAAAATCCGCTCGGATCAGATGTCAGTGCGTTGGAGGACTACCCTCCCAAATCTAGAATTCAGGTCGGATTGGTGAAGCCCCCTCTGTAAACTTTGGACCATGACAGACTGTTTGACTGAGAGCGTGCTCTGCTGCTGAAATTGagatcaaattttaacattcgATTTAATCGTTGAATCTCCACATACACCTTATTGTAAGCTGAAGACTCCACATACGATTCGGTGgaccgaaaagtgtccggaaTAATCGAAGGAGATCGTTGCACAACTTTTCAcgcagcatggcccgacgcagtggccTCTAGAACCGTACGACGCGGGGCGGGAGTCCAAGACAACGGGCCAGTAACGAACGAGGAATTTGTGGCcatcgctaagaaacttgcggtgaataaggccccaGGGACATCCATTATCGACAGACccaaagtcaaattttcatcttgtataaaaaaaaaaccattcaggCCATTGCCAAATGAACCCATTTCTTGGATGGCTTGGGTGAGTTTCATGTCGAAGCGCACCAACCAGCTTCATTACCTCCAATTTAGATTGTGTCTCTCCGTTCCTTACATTTCCACTTCTATTGACACAATTACTTCAAACGGCGATTCGCCATAGAttactatgttttttttttgcttccaaaTGAGTGAGAATGGGCTTGGCTTGGATAGACTCCCTAATTGATTTACTCACTCACCCATAGAGTCCCATCCAGGATGTCCCTACCGGATGACACCACCAATAGGAAAGTTTTCATTTCTCGACCGTTTGTGTTTCCGTATTTGCTAATGGAGGTGTATTTATCACAATCACCATCGCCACCACCACCGTTGTCCTCCGGAAAAACTTAATTGTTGATGAAGGCGATTGCTTACGTTCAGTCCAAGTCCCACGAAGGTGTGTTTAATTTTCGTTTGCAAATTTGGACGCTGCTTGGTGAATTTCCGCCTTTAAGATTGCAATGGTTAAGTTATATTCCAAAATGATgtatttataattcaaatccggttcgaaggaccaatatgttcaatattttcatttacaaaccaattgcaaaataaaattcaatattcactATTCAATATTCACTAAACTTAACTGAACGGAActgaacttttaaaatttaattttgttcatgTTTCTGAAGATTGAACTGATGTTTTTAATTAAACAGAGCAACGAAAAAAACTTTAGTTATACCAGaacaaagaaaatatttttcatatattttccaCCATTATTATATGTAGTAGGAACGTTCCCACACTATGTTCAAGTTGTACTGcgttgttaaatttttgattgtcATATCATCCATCAATAGGATCCCCCGGAGTCCTTACTGCCAACTGCCAACAGTTTATGGCACATGGCTGTTAGTAATACCTACTAAGGTATCATCAATTGCTTCCCCATCGAAGCAGGCCGGCAAGTAGTCAGTCGACACATGTGCTTGGCTTGCCTTGTTTGCCAATGGGTAGAGAGCACCGTGTGTGCATTTTTTGTGTGCACACACATAGTTacaaaaatgcatgaaaagGACCCATGCATGTACCTGGTAACGAGCAGCAAGCAAGCAATGATGGGCGACAATGGCAAATGTGCATACAAAAGGTCGATAAATAATTCATTGCCGCAGAAAGTCAGCTGGGACCAGCGAGCTTGCCATTTTGCCCTGGCGACGCGCCATTTTGCCCTGGCCTGCGGCCGGTACCTTTAATGAGTAGCGTACATACGCAGCGTGTGAACTCGCGTGTGTCCGTGAAAATTATGGGTGTCTAAGTTGGTTTTATGACAATATTTATTAATCAATTCTTAATAAATTCGAAACTTTTGTAAGTTGTTTATATGCCTGTAGAGGATTAGACAAGTTATAAGCCGAGAGTTAAAATTATCAAGCGATCGTACCAAGAACCAACTGGAAGACCATCAGATCAGAGAGCAATTGGATGGCCGCGGAGCAAGGAAGCATTTAGGAGGTCGTGGAAGGTAGTTTAGACAGAGTTGATCGTCGAGCCGAGAATCCACAAATGGTTCGTTGAGCCAGGAAGATATTGAAAGGTCGTCGAACCAAAAGACTCATTGGAAGGTTATGAAGCCACTAGGCAGATCGTCCAGCTGGAACCAGCTGGAAGGACGTCAGACCGGATTCATTGAAGATCGACGCGTCTCTGCTGTTGGAGTGCGTTGGACCAGGGACCACATTGCTGTCGGACCAGAGTCCAACCAGAAACATTAGAAGGTCGTCGAGGCTTCCCACAAGCTCTTGTAACGTTTGATAATCGAAATTGAGTTATTTCTTATAGCCGAAACGAGTTTGAGAAGTGATATTGAGCCTGTAGAGCTTACGGGCATAAGATAACAACAGCGCATCGATAATGCAGGCAACGCCGTCAAGAAAATTTCAGCACGCCGTATAATTTCAAACCAACAATTGACAAACTGTCAACTGTCGGGGAGGTAAGCGGAAAGAAGAACATTTTTCACTTGGAAAACTATTAGAATAGATGTTATAgtcatttgaagttaaaaaaatgtcatttgaccccctcctctaCGTTTAGCGTTAAGATATCTTTATTTGGCGACATAGAGGGAATGTAGAACAGCCCTTGCTAGGACAATTCCGAACTACAGCCAAGCGTAGGTCATCGGTTGTCGTCGGTTCTATGGAAGGTTGTCTCGAGCCGGAGTCACTTGAAGGATTGTCAAAACCTGGCCGGAGAGGGTCGTTGAGTCAGCAAAACTAAGGAATATTGTCGGGCCAGTCAACCATCACCATATCGTGGAGACAAGAATCTATTGAAGATCCAGCCAGAGTTATTTGAGAGATCAACAAGCCGTAACCATTAGAAAGGTCGTTAATCCCAAGCCACTGAAAATCGTCAAGTCGGTGCCCCAGGAACCacatggaaggtcgtcggaccaAAAACCTACGGGAAGGTCATCGGAACGATATGCCATTGGAATATCGAAGATATCGGGAGTCACTTGAGACCCCTTCTCTTAACGAGTTCCTCGGGGCACTGCGTGACTGCGTGATGATTTCGTGATTTCGTGCGTGACTGCGTGATCGTTGAGCTCATGGAGCTTTTATAAAACCAATTTGCTGGAACCACCGATAGCTAGATACTGGAAAGCTCAACCGTGTTTATGATTACAAATAT is a window encoding:
- the LOC129749392 gene encoding uncharacterized protein LOC129749392 → MILIAGVDNYMNVSMETTTVLGAALGFIALMLVLFLYINRKWCFATPGTFLCCDENTLPAKTVHTIRSRFAYDGNSSSDSEEEILRRLKMQQSCSLHSSGQLSRYGAGGLGPLDPDLASNYSGSGLQHITIGAPLLSPDSVSSSGGNTVLSLGGGGRAGSGELVPRSKESRKHDRHHHGHHHHHHHHHGGGSHSRNGSSRDPLALAERGRIGMPHSSSECSSNSSVEASVESNTGLMGGEKKDRRLILQSATGGILGDTPTKELSGESRKDGGSIGGGSSTSGKYNRLSVQHQDSLEDVPDLSNNQDCIVVLSQEPLFDTSDLKSLKSDTGTIGPGPESPTSISSPNGTLEISLLYDAPMRKMTVHVLQARGIPSRSSEKGILEGVAAAIEKSTGDSNAKNSSLPLLTTTHTQVRLLLLPAKKQKHKTKIRAGENPQFMESFLLHRVNPEEVNSMGLRVRVYGCERMRRERLIGESIVSFANIDLELETNLWLPLEPRANSTINGSTSDILSLARSDSTGSTTSMQHGGVPELLLALGYNGTTGRLTVEIVKGSQFRNLALNKVPDTYVKLCLVNSMGQEMARAKTSTRRGQPNPLFKETFIFQVALFQLNDVTLMVSVYAKRNMKRNEMVGWFSMGLNSSGPEENDHWREMRDGMNPRSELVTRWHVLVDS